The region AGCTCCGGCTGGGTGGGCCAGGCGAGGATCGAGTCCGCGAGATAGGTGTAGGCCTCGGGGTTCGACGACACCCGCCGGGCGACGGCCGGGAGCACCCGGCGGAGCATCCCTTCCTGGTAGACCGCCCGGAACGGGGTCCACGTGGGGGTGGAGAACTCGCACACGACGAGCCGTCCGCCCGGCCGCGTCACCCGGGCCAGCTCGCGCAGCGCGAGGTCCGTGTCCGCGACGTTGCGCAGCCCGAAGGAGATCGTGACGGCGTCGAACACGCCGTCCGCGAAGGGCAGGTGCAGCGCGTCCGCGGCGACCTTCGGGACCGGGCGGGCCGCGCCGGCCTTCAGCATCCCGAGCGAGAAGTCCGCGGCGACGCACCATGCGCCCGAACGGCCGAGCTCGACGGTGGAGACCGCGGTACCGGCCGCGAGGTCCAGGACCCTCTCCCCGGGGCGCAGGTCGAGCGCGCGCCGGGTCATGACCCGCCAGCGCCGGTCCTGCCCGCCGGAGAGGACGGTGTTGGTGACGTCGTACCGCCGCGCGACGCCGTCGAACATCGACGCGACGTCGCGGGGGTCCTTGTCGAGATCGGCCCTGGCCACGGACACGACCCTACGGGGCGGCCCGTTCCCCGCGCCTGCGGACGTGAGATGAACACCAGCGCTCTTCGATCTGGGGCCGGCCCACTGGTGTTCCTCATGAACGCGCCCATGCCGTGCAGGGCGATCCAACGGTGGTCGTAGGCGCACACATCCGTATCGCTACGGAGCCAGGGTCGCCAGCATCCGGTCGACCGACGCCGGCCAGCCGAACTCCTCCGCCCGGGACCGCGCGGCGCCCCGGCGGACCGCCTCGTCCGCGGCCAGCAGCGTCGTCACCCCGGCGGCGAACGCGGCCGGCGAGTCCTCCGCGGCGGCCCCGCTCCCGGCCACGATCTCGGGCAGGGCCGACGACCGGGACACCACCACCGGCGTCCCGCTGGCGAGCGCCTCGAGAGCCGAGAGCCCGAACGTCTCGTGCGGCCCGGGCGCGAGCGACACGTCCGCCGACGCGAGCAGGGCCGCGAGCTGCGCCCGCCCCGGGACGAAGCCCACGAACGTCACCGGGAGCCCGGCCGCGCGCCGCTCCAGCGCGGCCCGCCGCGGCCCGTCGCCGGCCACGACGAGCCGGACGTCGAGCCCCGCGTCGCGGAGGGCCGCCACGGTGTCCACGCTCCGCTCGGGGTGCTTCTCCGGGGACAGCCGCCCGGCGTGCACGAGCAGCGCCTGCGCGCCGCGGCCCAGCTCGGCGCGCAGGGCGGGATCGCGGTGCAGCGGGGAGAACGTCGCGAGGTCCACGCCGAGGGGCACCCGCCGGACGTTGGTGGCGCCGATCCGGTCGAACTCGGCGCCGGCGAACGCGGTGGTGCAGACGACGGTGTCGTAGGCGGCGGCCATCCTGGCGTTGGCCGCGTCCGCGACCCGCCGGGCGACGCCGGGGGGCAGCAGGAACTGGCTCAGCAGCCGGTCCAGCCGCTCGTGCGAGATCACCACGCTCGGCACCGCGCGGCGGGCGGCCCAGGTCCCGAGGCCGCGCAGGGTCAGCCGGTCCGACACCTCGATCGCGTCCGGCCGCAGCCGCTCCAGCAGGCGCTGCACCCGCCACGGGTCGACGGCCCGGTAGCCGCCGGTGCCGGGCAGCCGGGGCGCGGCGATGGTCGCCCGGCGGATCCCGCCGGGCAGCAGGTCCGTGGCGTTGCGCGGCCCGGGCACCACGAGGACGACCTCGTGCCCGCGCGTCACGTACCCGGCGCCGAGCGCGTGCAGGGCCGTACGCAGGCCACCGGAGCGGGGACCGTAGAAGTTCGCGAGCTGGACGATCCGCACGTCACGCGGCCTGTGCCGTCCCGGCGGCGCCCAGCACGTCCAGGTAGTGCGCGATCAGCTCGTCCCCCACCACCGACCAGGTCCGGCGCAGCACCGAGCGCCGCGCCGCCGAGCCGAAGGCCGTGCGGCGCAACGGGTCCCGCAACGTCTCGACGGCCGCGCGGAGCTCGGCGTCCGCGACACGCGATCCGGGGTCCGCCGCGTCCGCCCCGTCCGGCCGCGGCGGGACGAGGTAGCCGGTCCGGCCGGGCAGCACCAGGTCCCGCGGGCCGCCCGCGTCCGGCGCCACCACCGGCAGCCCGGACGCCAGCGCCTCCTGGACCGCCTGGCAGAACGTCTCGGCCGGGCCGGTGTGGACGAACACGTCCAGCGAGGCGTAGATCGCCGCCAGCTCGTCGCCGCCGCGGAAACCGAGGAACGCCGCCTCCGGCAGGGCCGCGCGGAGCCGCTCCTCGCTGGGCCCGGACCCGACCACGACGAGCCGCACGCCGGGCATCCCACCCAGCACCGCCAGCCGTTCCACCTGCTTCTCCGGCGCGAGCCGCCCCACGTACCCGACCAGCAGCTCGCCGTCCGGGGCCAGCTCCGCCCGCAGGTCGACGGAGCGCCGGGCAGGGGTGAAGCGCCGGGTGTCGACGCCGCGGGCCCAGCGGTGCACGCGTGGCACCCCGCGCTCGCGCAGCGCCTCGGTGGCCCAGCTCGACGGCGCAAGCGTCCGGTCCGCCTGCGCGTGCAGCCGGCAGGTCCAGCGCCAGGCGGCGCGGGCGGTGAGTCCGAGGCCGTAGGACGACGCGAACCCGGCGACGTCCGTCTGGTAGATCGCGACCGTCGGGATCCCGAGCTTGCGGGCGGCGGCCAGCCCCCGCGCCCCGACGACGAACGGCGCCGCCAGGTGCACGACGTCCGGCGCGAACTCGCGCAGCGCCTTGAGGATCCGCCGGCTCGGCACCCCGACCGGCATGGACGACACCACGGGCAGCTCCAGCGCGGGCACCCGCACCACGCGGATCCCCTCGTGGTCCTCGGACTCGTCCGTCCCGGGGGCGATCACCAGCACCTCGTGGCCCGCGGCGCGCAGGTGCTCGCAGACCCTCAGCACGGAGTTCGTGACGCCGTTGACCACCGGCAGGAAGCATTCGGACACGATGGCGACTCGCACGGTGGAACCGTGGCGTCCCCGGGGCGCCGCAGGCCGTCGCGGACGTGTCAGGGCGCCGAACCCCCGGCCAACACCCGGTTCCCGGCCCGGAATTGGCCCGCACGGTCCCGGGTCGTCACCGGCCGGACGCCGCGAGGTCATCCGGCGCCCCGACCCTCGGGCCCATGACGGTCCTGCCCCTGCCCAGGGTCCCCGCCACGGTCACGGACCGCCGGCGGGCCCCCGCCCCGGTCGATCCCGGCCTGCTCTCCCGCGCCCTGGACGTCGCGGGGCGGTTGGCGAACGATGCCGCCGAGGTGATCACCGCGACCACCGGCCGCGGGGTCGCCACCGGCGCCGTCACCAAGGCCAACCCGTTCGACTGGGTCACCGACACCGACCGCACGCTGGAACGGCACACCCGCCGGGTCCTGGCCGCGGAGTTCCCGGACGTCCCGGTCGTCGGCGAGGAGTACGGGGCGGATGCGAACGCGGCCGCGGCGCCGCTGCGCTGGGTGGTCGACCCGGTGGACGGCACGGCGAACTACGTCGCCGGCTTCCCGTGGTGTGCGTACAGCCTGGCGCTGGTCGACGCGGACGGCCCGGTCGTCGGCGTGCTCGCGGACCCGAGCCGCGCGCAGATCTACGCCGCGGCACGCGGCCGCGGGGTCCGGGCGAACGGGACGCCGGTGCGGATCGACCCGCGGACCACCGCCGCGGGCGGGCTGATCTG is a window of Pseudonocardia sp. T1-2H DNA encoding:
- a CDS encoding demethylmenaquinone methyltransferase, with protein sequence MARADLDKDPRDVASMFDGVARRYDVTNTVLSGGQDRRWRVMTRRALDLRPGERVLDLAAGTAVSTVELGRSGAWCVAADFSLGMLKAGAARPVPKVAADALHLPFADGVFDAVTISFGLRNVADTDLALRELARVTRPGGRLVVCEFSTPTWTPFRAVYQEGMLRRVLPAVARRVSSNPEAYTYLADSILAWPTQPELARRIIGAGWTDAAWRDLTGGAVALHRARKPDES
- a CDS encoding glycosyltransferase, encoding MRIVQLANFYGPRSGGLRTALHALGAGYVTRGHEVVLVVPGPRNATDLLPGGIRRATIAAPRLPGTGGYRAVDPWRVQRLLERLRPDAIEVSDRLTLRGLGTWAARRAVPSVVISHERLDRLLSQFLLPPGVARRVADAANARMAAAYDTVVCTTAFAGAEFDRIGATNVRRVPLGVDLATFSPLHRDPALRAELGRGAQALLVHAGRLSPEKHPERSVDTVAALRDAGLDVRLVVAGDGPRRAALERRAAGLPVTFVGFVPGRAQLAALLASADVSLAPGPHETFGLSALEALASGTPVVVSRSSALPEIVAGSGAAAEDSPAAFAAGVTTLLAADEAVRRGAARSRAEEFGWPASVDRMLATLAP
- a CDS encoding glycosyltransferase family 4 protein; translated protein: MRVAIVSECFLPVVNGVTNSVLRVCEHLRAAGHEVLVIAPGTDESEDHEGIRVVRVPALELPVVSSMPVGVPSRRILKALREFAPDVVHLAAPFVVGARGLAAARKLGIPTVAIYQTDVAGFASSYGLGLTARAAWRWTCRLHAQADRTLAPSSWATEALRERGVPRVHRWARGVDTRRFTPARRSVDLRAELAPDGELLVGYVGRLAPEKQVERLAVLGGMPGVRLVVVGSGPSEERLRAALPEAAFLGFRGGDELAAIYASLDVFVHTGPAETFCQAVQEALASGLPVVAPDAGGPRDLVLPGRTGYLVPPRPDGADAADPGSRVADAELRAAVETLRDPLRRTAFGSAARRSVLRRTWSVVGDELIAHYLDVLGAAGTAQAA
- a CDS encoding inositol monophosphatase family protein; protein product: MTVLPLPRVPATVTDRRRAPAPVDPGLLSRALDVAGRLANDAAEVITATTGRGVATGAVTKANPFDWVTDTDRTLERHTRRVLAAEFPDVPVVGEEYGADANAAAAPLRWVVDPVDGTANYVAGFPWCAYSLALVDADGPVVGVLADPSRAQIYAAARGRGVRANGTPVRIDPRTTAAGGLICAESPSQDLLDAAAAHHAGIRVLGSSALAIAQVALGRATAAVLDRYHEWDVAGALCLAAEAGAVVVDRDGRADPLPADGLLVAAPGVADEVHGWWRRASPGPR